One stretch of Scophthalmus maximus strain ysfricsl-2021 chromosome 12, ASM2237912v1, whole genome shotgun sequence DNA includes these proteins:
- the ppp1r12a gene encoding protein phosphatase 1 regulatory subunit 12A isoform X3, whose protein sequence is MKMADAKQKRNEQLKRWLGSETDREPPALKKKKTKVKFDDGAVFLAACSSGDTEEVLRMLDRGADINYANVDGLTALHQACIDDNVDMVTFLVEHGASINQPDNEGWIPLHAAASCGYLDIAEYLISQGANVGVVNSEGETPLDIAEEEPMEELLQNEINRQGLDIEAARKEEERIMLRDARQWLNSGQIQDIRHAKSGGTALHVAAAKGYVEVLKLLIQTGYDVNIKDYDGWTPLHAASHWGKEEACRILVENLCDMDLINKMGQTPFDVADEDVLGYLEELQKKQNLLMSEKKDVKKSPLIETTTTGDNNQSLKPLKSKETLLLEPEKSIAPRIETLEPEKVDEVEEGKKDESSCSSEEEEEEDSESETEADKSKPSASVSNSTTPVPTTVTVSPASPTNQVTAPTSPVKKVAQPAAKVSAKVEEERKDESPASWRLGLRKTGSYGALAEITATKEAQREKDTTGVMRSASSPRLSSSLDNKDKEKEKDKGTRLAYVAPTIPRRLASTSDIDEKENRDSTPLIRSGSYTRRRWDDDLKNSEGSASTNRAPSYQRSTSHTLALGRSGSTRDVPAKSSSTSNLDPNTCNTKPWQPPASHYQSYSIYRSGSFGRRHEDLSSSTTSSSTTTTTSSSVTSPTGHRGLLSSLGSSSTRTGSTSLTSRYWSEDSAERDKEKESAAVIPTMNTGSTTTTTSTTTSTALSTTGIGIGIVTGSERRRSYLTPVRDEESESQRKARSRQARQSRRSTQGVTLTDLQEAEKIGRSRPPKTREEEKEEKEKQDKEKQQEEKKETETREDDYRSKYRSFEERYRPSSSSSTSAISSVSTASTPSYSSTALSSSSSSLNRPNSLTGITSSYSRSSRDTEKEADKKEEEKEGEDKSQPRSIRDRRRPREKRRSTGVSFWTQEGDENDPDQQSDSEEGSTKGEPQSDRLSRNESTSSLDRNDALFTRSYGESRRPYSSRLDRDDTTDYKKLYEQILAENEKLKAQLRDTDLELADLKLQLEKATQRQERYAERSQLEMEKRVTSRPQYHLGAGKKSSRKEDI, encoded by the exons ATGAAGATGGCGGACGCCAAGCAGAAGAGGAACGAGCAGCTGAAGCGGTGGCTGGGCTCGGAGACGGACCGGGAGCCGCCGgcgctgaagaagaagaagacgaaggtGAAGTTCGACGACGGCGCCGTGTTCCTGGCCGCCTGCTCCAGCGGCGACACCGAGGAGGTGCTGCGAATGCTGGACCGCGGCGCCGACATCAACTACGCCAACGTCGACGGGCTCACCGCCCTGCACCAG gCGTGCATAGACGACAATGTTGACATGGTTACATTCCTGGTGGAGCACGGAGCCAGCATCAACCAGCCCGACAACGAGGGCTGGATCCCCCTGCACGCCGCAGCGTCCTGCGGATACCTGGACATAGCAGA gtaTCTCATTAGTCAGGGTGCCAACGTGGGAGTTGTGAATAGCGAGGGCGAGACACCTCTGGACATCGCTGAAGAGGAGCCaatggaggagctgctgcagaacGAGATCAACCGACAAG GGCTGGACATCGAGGCGGCCCGGAAAGAGGAGGAGCGGATCATGCTGCGGGACGCCCGGCAGTGGCTCAACAGCGGCCAGATCCAGGACATCCGGCACGCCAAGTCCGGAGGAACGGCGCTGCACGTGGCCGCGGCCAAGGGATACGTGGAGGTTTTAAA GCTTTTAATCCAAACAGGGTATGATGTAAATATTAAGGACTATGATGGCTGGACTCCTCTACACGCAGCTTCACACTGGGGCAAAGAGGAGGCCTGTCGGATCCTGGTAGAGAATCTATGTGACATGGACCTCATTAATAAAATG GGCCAGACGCCTTTTGATGTAGCAGACGAAGACGTTCTGGGTTATTTAGAAGAGctacaaaagaaacaaaacctg CTAATGAGTGAGAAGAAAGATGTTAAGAAATCTCCCTTGATTGAAACGACAACCACAGGGGATAACAACCAATCGCTGAAACCACTCAAGAG CAAAGAAACGCTGCTCCTGGAGCCAGAGAAGAGCATCGCCCCACGCATCGAGACCTTAGAGCCAGAGAAGGTGGATGaagtggaggaggggaagaaggacgAGTCAAGCTGCTccagcgaggaagaggaggaggaagattcgGAGTCGGAGACGGAAGCAG ACAAGAGCAAGCCTTCAGCGTCGGTGAGCAACAGCACCACGCCCGTCCCCACCACCGTCACCGTGTCTCCGGCGAGCCCGACCAACCAGGTGACAGCCCCCACTTCACCGGTGAAGAAG GTCGCTCAGCCTGCCGCGAAGGTCTCCGCTAAagttgaggaggagaggaaggacgagaGTCCGGCGTCTTGGCGCCTGGGCTTGAGGAAGACGGGCAGCTACGGGGCGCTGGCGGAGATCACGGCCACCAAGGAGGCGCAGCGGGAGAAGGACACAACCGGGGTGATGCGCTCAGCCTCGAGccctcgtctctcctcgtcCCTGGACAACAAGGACAAAGAGAAG GAAAAGGACAAAGGAACACGACTTGCCTACGTGGCCCCGACCATCCCCAGGAGACTGGCCAGTACTTCAGACATCGACGAGAAGGAAAACAG GGACTCGACTCCTCTGATACGCAGTGGCTCCTATACCCGGCGACGCTGGGACGACGACCTGAAGAACAGCGAAGGAAGCGCCTCCACCAACCGAGCCCCCAGCTACCAGCGCAG CACGTCCCATACGCTAGCACTAGGGAGGAGCGGCAGCACGCGGGACGTGCCAGCCAAGTCTTCGTCCACCTCCAACTTGGACCCTAACACCTGTAATACTAAACCCTGGCAGCCACCCGCCTCCCACTACCAGTCTTACAGCATTTACCGCAG CGGCTCTTTTGGCAGAAGACACGAGGACTTGAGCTCCTCGACCACGTCCTCCTCCacgaccaccaccacctcctcatcTGTTACCTCGCCCACAGGCCACCGCGGCCTGCTCTCCAGCCTGGGCTCCTCCTCCACACGCACTGGCTCCACCAGTCTCACCAGCAG GTACTGGTCAGAGGATAGTGCAGAGAGGGACAAGGAGAAGGAGTCTGCTGCGGTCATCCCCACTATGAACACTGGTTCCACTACGACCACCACCTCGACCACTACCAGCACCGCATTATCTACCACCGGCATTGGCATCGGCATCGTCACCGGCTCTGAAAGACGCAg gtcaTACCTGACGCCAGTGAGAGACGAGGAGTCGGAGTCCCAGAGGAAAGCTCGCTCCCGACAGGCCCGACAGTCGAGAAGGTCCACTCAG GGCGTGACTCTGACTGACCTGCAAGAGGCCGAGAAGATCGGCAGGAGTCGTCCCCCAAAGACccgcgaggaggagaaggaggagaaggagaagcaggacaaagagaagcagcaggaggagaagaaggagactGAGACCAGGGAGGACGATTACCGATCAAAGTACCGCAGCTTCGAAGAG cGTTACCggccctcgtcctcctcctccacctcggccATTTCCTCGGTCAGCACTGCCTCCACCCCATCCTACTCTAGCACCGCattgtcctccagctccagctccctcAACAGGCCCAACAGTCTGACGGGGATCACCTCCTCCTACAGCCGCTCCTCCAGAGACACGGAAAAGG AAGCGgacaagaaggaggaggagaaggagggcgaGGACAAGTCTCAGCCCCGCTCCATACGGGATCGCAGGCGGCCCCGCGAGAAGAGACGCTCCACCGGCGTCTCCTTCTGGACCCAAGAA gGCGATGAAAACGACCCTGACCAGCAGTCCGACTCGGAGGAAGGCAGCACCAAGGGAGAGCCACAG AGTGACAGATTGTCCAG GAACGAGAGCACTTCATCCTTAGATCGCAACGACGCTCTTTTCACCCGGAGCTACGGTGAGAGCCGACGGCCATACTCTAGCCGACTGGATCGAGACGACACCACAGACTATAAAAAG CTCTACGAGCAGATCTTAGCCGAGAACGAAAAGTTGAAGGCCCAGTTACGCGACACGGACCTGGAGCTGGCAGACTTGAAGCTACAACTAGAGAAGGCCACACAG AGGCAGGAACGCTATGCTGAACGATCACAGCTCGAGATGGAGAAAAGG GTGACCAGCAGGCCCCAATATCACCTGGGTGCTG GAAAGAAGAGCTCTAGAAAGGAAGATAtctga
- the ppp1r12a gene encoding protein phosphatase 1 regulatory subunit 12A isoform X1: MKMADAKQKRNEQLKRWLGSETDREPPALKKKKTKVKFDDGAVFLAACSSGDTEEVLRMLDRGADINYANVDGLTALHQACIDDNVDMVTFLVEHGASINQPDNEGWIPLHAAASCGYLDIAEYLISQGANVGVVNSEGETPLDIAEEEPMEELLQNEINRQGLDIEAARKEEERIMLRDARQWLNSGQIQDIRHAKSGGTALHVAAAKGYVEVLKLLIQTGYDVNIKDYDGWTPLHAASHWGKEEACRILVENLCDMDLINKMGQTPFDVADEDVLGYLEELQKKQNLLMSEKKDVKKSPLIETTTTGDNNQSLKPLKSKETLLLEPEKSIAPRIETLEPEKVDEVEEGKKDESSCSSEEEEEEDSESETEADKSKPSASVSNSTTPVPTTVTVSPASPTNQVTAPTSPVKKVAQPAAKVSAKVEEERKDESPASWRLGLRKTGSYGALAEITATKEAQREKDTTGVMRSASSPRLSSSLDNKDKEKEKDKGTRLAYVAPTIPRRLASTSDIDEKENRDSTPLIRSGSYTRRRWDDDLKNSEGSASTNRAPSYQRSTSHTLALGRSGSTRDVPAKSSSTSNLDPNTCNTKPWQPPASHYQSYSIYRSGSFGRRHEDLSSSTTSSSTTTTTSSSVTSPTGHRGLLSSLGSSSTRTGSTSLTSRYWSEDSAERDKEKESAAVIPTMNTGSTTTTTSTTTSTALSTTGIGIGIVTGSERRRSYLTPVRDEESESQRKARSRQARQSRRSTQGVTLTDLQEAEKIGRSRPPKTREEEKEEKEKQDKEKQQEEKKETETREDDYRSKYRSFEERYRPSSSSSTSAISSVSTASTPSYSSTALSSSSSSLNRPNSLTGITSSYSRSSRDTEKEADKKEEEKEGEDKSQPRSIRDRRRPREKRRSTGVSFWTQEGDENDPDQQSDSEEGSTKGEPQSDRLSRNESTSSLDRNDALFTRSYGESRRPYSSRLDRDDTTDYKKLYEQILAENEKLKAQLRDTDLELADLKLQLEKATQRQERYAERSQLEMEKRERRALERKISEMEEELKNLPQVKQVQALRQVKERLQAENRALARVVAKLSQSACSRLPSVDL; encoded by the exons ATGAAGATGGCGGACGCCAAGCAGAAGAGGAACGAGCAGCTGAAGCGGTGGCTGGGCTCGGAGACGGACCGGGAGCCGCCGgcgctgaagaagaagaagacgaaggtGAAGTTCGACGACGGCGCCGTGTTCCTGGCCGCCTGCTCCAGCGGCGACACCGAGGAGGTGCTGCGAATGCTGGACCGCGGCGCCGACATCAACTACGCCAACGTCGACGGGCTCACCGCCCTGCACCAG gCGTGCATAGACGACAATGTTGACATGGTTACATTCCTGGTGGAGCACGGAGCCAGCATCAACCAGCCCGACAACGAGGGCTGGATCCCCCTGCACGCCGCAGCGTCCTGCGGATACCTGGACATAGCAGA gtaTCTCATTAGTCAGGGTGCCAACGTGGGAGTTGTGAATAGCGAGGGCGAGACACCTCTGGACATCGCTGAAGAGGAGCCaatggaggagctgctgcagaacGAGATCAACCGACAAG GGCTGGACATCGAGGCGGCCCGGAAAGAGGAGGAGCGGATCATGCTGCGGGACGCCCGGCAGTGGCTCAACAGCGGCCAGATCCAGGACATCCGGCACGCCAAGTCCGGAGGAACGGCGCTGCACGTGGCCGCGGCCAAGGGATACGTGGAGGTTTTAAA GCTTTTAATCCAAACAGGGTATGATGTAAATATTAAGGACTATGATGGCTGGACTCCTCTACACGCAGCTTCACACTGGGGCAAAGAGGAGGCCTGTCGGATCCTGGTAGAGAATCTATGTGACATGGACCTCATTAATAAAATG GGCCAGACGCCTTTTGATGTAGCAGACGAAGACGTTCTGGGTTATTTAGAAGAGctacaaaagaaacaaaacctg CTAATGAGTGAGAAGAAAGATGTTAAGAAATCTCCCTTGATTGAAACGACAACCACAGGGGATAACAACCAATCGCTGAAACCACTCAAGAG CAAAGAAACGCTGCTCCTGGAGCCAGAGAAGAGCATCGCCCCACGCATCGAGACCTTAGAGCCAGAGAAGGTGGATGaagtggaggaggggaagaaggacgAGTCAAGCTGCTccagcgaggaagaggaggaggaagattcgGAGTCGGAGACGGAAGCAG ACAAGAGCAAGCCTTCAGCGTCGGTGAGCAACAGCACCACGCCCGTCCCCACCACCGTCACCGTGTCTCCGGCGAGCCCGACCAACCAGGTGACAGCCCCCACTTCACCGGTGAAGAAG GTCGCTCAGCCTGCCGCGAAGGTCTCCGCTAAagttgaggaggagaggaaggacgagaGTCCGGCGTCTTGGCGCCTGGGCTTGAGGAAGACGGGCAGCTACGGGGCGCTGGCGGAGATCACGGCCACCAAGGAGGCGCAGCGGGAGAAGGACACAACCGGGGTGATGCGCTCAGCCTCGAGccctcgtctctcctcgtcCCTGGACAACAAGGACAAAGAGAAG GAAAAGGACAAAGGAACACGACTTGCCTACGTGGCCCCGACCATCCCCAGGAGACTGGCCAGTACTTCAGACATCGACGAGAAGGAAAACAG GGACTCGACTCCTCTGATACGCAGTGGCTCCTATACCCGGCGACGCTGGGACGACGACCTGAAGAACAGCGAAGGAAGCGCCTCCACCAACCGAGCCCCCAGCTACCAGCGCAG CACGTCCCATACGCTAGCACTAGGGAGGAGCGGCAGCACGCGGGACGTGCCAGCCAAGTCTTCGTCCACCTCCAACTTGGACCCTAACACCTGTAATACTAAACCCTGGCAGCCACCCGCCTCCCACTACCAGTCTTACAGCATTTACCGCAG CGGCTCTTTTGGCAGAAGACACGAGGACTTGAGCTCCTCGACCACGTCCTCCTCCacgaccaccaccacctcctcatcTGTTACCTCGCCCACAGGCCACCGCGGCCTGCTCTCCAGCCTGGGCTCCTCCTCCACACGCACTGGCTCCACCAGTCTCACCAGCAG GTACTGGTCAGAGGATAGTGCAGAGAGGGACAAGGAGAAGGAGTCTGCTGCGGTCATCCCCACTATGAACACTGGTTCCACTACGACCACCACCTCGACCACTACCAGCACCGCATTATCTACCACCGGCATTGGCATCGGCATCGTCACCGGCTCTGAAAGACGCAg gtcaTACCTGACGCCAGTGAGAGACGAGGAGTCGGAGTCCCAGAGGAAAGCTCGCTCCCGACAGGCCCGACAGTCGAGAAGGTCCACTCAG GGCGTGACTCTGACTGACCTGCAAGAGGCCGAGAAGATCGGCAGGAGTCGTCCCCCAAAGACccgcgaggaggagaaggaggagaaggagaagcaggacaaagagaagcagcaggaggagaagaaggagactGAGACCAGGGAGGACGATTACCGATCAAAGTACCGCAGCTTCGAAGAG cGTTACCggccctcgtcctcctcctccacctcggccATTTCCTCGGTCAGCACTGCCTCCACCCCATCCTACTCTAGCACCGCattgtcctccagctccagctccctcAACAGGCCCAACAGTCTGACGGGGATCACCTCCTCCTACAGCCGCTCCTCCAGAGACACGGAAAAGG AAGCGgacaagaaggaggaggagaaggagggcgaGGACAAGTCTCAGCCCCGCTCCATACGGGATCGCAGGCGGCCCCGCGAGAAGAGACGCTCCACCGGCGTCTCCTTCTGGACCCAAGAA gGCGATGAAAACGACCCTGACCAGCAGTCCGACTCGGAGGAAGGCAGCACCAAGGGAGAGCCACAG AGTGACAGATTGTCCAG GAACGAGAGCACTTCATCCTTAGATCGCAACGACGCTCTTTTCACCCGGAGCTACGGTGAGAGCCGACGGCCATACTCTAGCCGACTGGATCGAGACGACACCACAGACTATAAAAAG CTCTACGAGCAGATCTTAGCCGAGAACGAAAAGTTGAAGGCCCAGTTACGCGACACGGACCTGGAGCTGGCAGACTTGAAGCTACAACTAGAGAAGGCCACACAG AGGCAGGAACGCTATGCTGAACGATCACAGCTCGAGATGGAGAAAAGG GAAAGAAGAGCTCTAGAAAGGAAGATAtctgagatggaggaggaactCAAG aaCCTCCCCCAGGTAAAGCAGGTTCAGGCCCTGCGGCAGGTTAAGGAGCGGCTGCAGGCCGAGAACCGGGCCCTGGCCCGCGTGGTGGCCAAGCTCTCGCAGTCCGCCTGCAGCCGGCTGCCCAGCGTCGACCTCTAA
- the ppp1r12a gene encoding protein phosphatase 1 regulatory subunit 12A isoform X4 has translation MKMADAKQKRNEQLKRWLGSETDREPPALKKKKTKVKFDDGAVFLAACSSGDTEEVLRMLDRGADINYANVDGLTALHQACIDDNVDMVTFLVEHGASINQPDNEGWIPLHAAASCGYLDIAEYLISQGANVGVVNSEGETPLDIAEEEPMEELLQNEINRQGLDIEAARKEEERIMLRDARQWLNSGQIQDIRHAKSGGTALHVAAAKGYVEVLKLLIQTGYDVNIKDYDGWTPLHAASHWGKEEACRILVENLCDMDLINKMGQTPFDVADEDVLGYLEELQKKQNLLMSEKKDVKKSPLIETTTTGDNNQSLKPLKSKETLLLEPEKSIAPRIETLEPEKVDEVEEGKKDESSCSSEEEEEEDSESETEADKSKPSASVSNSTTPVPTTVTVSPASPTNQVTAPTSPVKKVAQPAAKVSAKVEEERKDESPASWRLGLRKTGSYGALAEITATKEAQREKDTTGVMRSASSPRLSSSLDNKDKEKEKDKGTRLAYVAPTIPRRLASTSDIDEKENRDSTPLIRSGSYTRRRWDDDLKNSEGSASTNRAPSYQRSGSFGRRHEDLSSSTTSSSTTTTTSSSVTSPTGHRGLLSSLGSSSTRTGSTSLTSRYWSEDSAERDKEKESAAVIPTMNTGSTTTTTSTTTSTALSTTGIGIGIVTGSERRRSYLTPVRDEESESQRKARSRQARQSRRSTQGVTLTDLQEAEKIGRSRPPKTREEEKEEKEKQDKEKQQEEKKETETREDDYRSKYRSFEERYRPSSSSSTSAISSVSTASTPSYSSTALSSSSSSLNRPNSLTGITSSYSRSSRDTEKEADKKEEEKEGEDKSQPRSIRDRRRPREKRRSTGVSFWTQEGDENDPDQQSDSEEGSTKGEPQSDRLSRNESTSSLDRNDALFTRSYGESRRPYSSRLDRDDTTDYKKLYEQILAENEKLKAQLRDTDLELADLKLQLEKATQRQERYAERSQLEMEKRERRALERKISEMEEELKNLPQVKQVQALRQVKERLQAENRALARVVAKLSQSACSRLPSVDL, from the exons ATGAAGATGGCGGACGCCAAGCAGAAGAGGAACGAGCAGCTGAAGCGGTGGCTGGGCTCGGAGACGGACCGGGAGCCGCCGgcgctgaagaagaagaagacgaaggtGAAGTTCGACGACGGCGCCGTGTTCCTGGCCGCCTGCTCCAGCGGCGACACCGAGGAGGTGCTGCGAATGCTGGACCGCGGCGCCGACATCAACTACGCCAACGTCGACGGGCTCACCGCCCTGCACCAG gCGTGCATAGACGACAATGTTGACATGGTTACATTCCTGGTGGAGCACGGAGCCAGCATCAACCAGCCCGACAACGAGGGCTGGATCCCCCTGCACGCCGCAGCGTCCTGCGGATACCTGGACATAGCAGA gtaTCTCATTAGTCAGGGTGCCAACGTGGGAGTTGTGAATAGCGAGGGCGAGACACCTCTGGACATCGCTGAAGAGGAGCCaatggaggagctgctgcagaacGAGATCAACCGACAAG GGCTGGACATCGAGGCGGCCCGGAAAGAGGAGGAGCGGATCATGCTGCGGGACGCCCGGCAGTGGCTCAACAGCGGCCAGATCCAGGACATCCGGCACGCCAAGTCCGGAGGAACGGCGCTGCACGTGGCCGCGGCCAAGGGATACGTGGAGGTTTTAAA GCTTTTAATCCAAACAGGGTATGATGTAAATATTAAGGACTATGATGGCTGGACTCCTCTACACGCAGCTTCACACTGGGGCAAAGAGGAGGCCTGTCGGATCCTGGTAGAGAATCTATGTGACATGGACCTCATTAATAAAATG GGCCAGACGCCTTTTGATGTAGCAGACGAAGACGTTCTGGGTTATTTAGAAGAGctacaaaagaaacaaaacctg CTAATGAGTGAGAAGAAAGATGTTAAGAAATCTCCCTTGATTGAAACGACAACCACAGGGGATAACAACCAATCGCTGAAACCACTCAAGAG CAAAGAAACGCTGCTCCTGGAGCCAGAGAAGAGCATCGCCCCACGCATCGAGACCTTAGAGCCAGAGAAGGTGGATGaagtggaggaggggaagaaggacgAGTCAAGCTGCTccagcgaggaagaggaggaggaagattcgGAGTCGGAGACGGAAGCAG ACAAGAGCAAGCCTTCAGCGTCGGTGAGCAACAGCACCACGCCCGTCCCCACCACCGTCACCGTGTCTCCGGCGAGCCCGACCAACCAGGTGACAGCCCCCACTTCACCGGTGAAGAAG GTCGCTCAGCCTGCCGCGAAGGTCTCCGCTAAagttgaggaggagaggaaggacgagaGTCCGGCGTCTTGGCGCCTGGGCTTGAGGAAGACGGGCAGCTACGGGGCGCTGGCGGAGATCACGGCCACCAAGGAGGCGCAGCGGGAGAAGGACACAACCGGGGTGATGCGCTCAGCCTCGAGccctcgtctctcctcgtcCCTGGACAACAAGGACAAAGAGAAG GAAAAGGACAAAGGAACACGACTTGCCTACGTGGCCCCGACCATCCCCAGGAGACTGGCCAGTACTTCAGACATCGACGAGAAGGAAAACAG GGACTCGACTCCTCTGATACGCAGTGGCTCCTATACCCGGCGACGCTGGGACGACGACCTGAAGAACAGCGAAGGAAGCGCCTCCACCAACCGAGCCCCCAGCTACCAGCGCAG CGGCTCTTTTGGCAGAAGACACGAGGACTTGAGCTCCTCGACCACGTCCTCCTCCacgaccaccaccacctcctcatcTGTTACCTCGCCCACAGGCCACCGCGGCCTGCTCTCCAGCCTGGGCTCCTCCTCCACACGCACTGGCTCCACCAGTCTCACCAGCAG GTACTGGTCAGAGGATAGTGCAGAGAGGGACAAGGAGAAGGAGTCTGCTGCGGTCATCCCCACTATGAACACTGGTTCCACTACGACCACCACCTCGACCACTACCAGCACCGCATTATCTACCACCGGCATTGGCATCGGCATCGTCACCGGCTCTGAAAGACGCAg gtcaTACCTGACGCCAGTGAGAGACGAGGAGTCGGAGTCCCAGAGGAAAGCTCGCTCCCGACAGGCCCGACAGTCGAGAAGGTCCACTCAG GGCGTGACTCTGACTGACCTGCAAGAGGCCGAGAAGATCGGCAGGAGTCGTCCCCCAAAGACccgcgaggaggagaaggaggagaaggagaagcaggacaaagagaagcagcaggaggagaagaaggagactGAGACCAGGGAGGACGATTACCGATCAAAGTACCGCAGCTTCGAAGAG cGTTACCggccctcgtcctcctcctccacctcggccATTTCCTCGGTCAGCACTGCCTCCACCCCATCCTACTCTAGCACCGCattgtcctccagctccagctccctcAACAGGCCCAACAGTCTGACGGGGATCACCTCCTCCTACAGCCGCTCCTCCAGAGACACGGAAAAGG AAGCGgacaagaaggaggaggagaaggagggcgaGGACAAGTCTCAGCCCCGCTCCATACGGGATCGCAGGCGGCCCCGCGAGAAGAGACGCTCCACCGGCGTCTCCTTCTGGACCCAAGAA gGCGATGAAAACGACCCTGACCAGCAGTCCGACTCGGAGGAAGGCAGCACCAAGGGAGAGCCACAG AGTGACAGATTGTCCAG GAACGAGAGCACTTCATCCTTAGATCGCAACGACGCTCTTTTCACCCGGAGCTACGGTGAGAGCCGACGGCCATACTCTAGCCGACTGGATCGAGACGACACCACAGACTATAAAAAG CTCTACGAGCAGATCTTAGCCGAGAACGAAAAGTTGAAGGCCCAGTTACGCGACACGGACCTGGAGCTGGCAGACTTGAAGCTACAACTAGAGAAGGCCACACAG AGGCAGGAACGCTATGCTGAACGATCACAGCTCGAGATGGAGAAAAGG GAAAGAAGAGCTCTAGAAAGGAAGATAtctgagatggaggaggaactCAAG aaCCTCCCCCAGGTAAAGCAGGTTCAGGCCCTGCGGCAGGTTAAGGAGCGGCTGCAGGCCGAGAACCGGGCCCTGGCCCGCGTGGTGGCCAAGCTCTCGCAGTCCGCCTGCAGCCGGCTGCCCAGCGTCGACCTCTAA